One window of the Sporomusaceae bacterium genome contains the following:
- the floA gene encoding flotillin-like protein FloA (flotillin-like protein involved in membrane lipid rafts), with protein MATLVSSVFILVLFVIGLALFLHFVPLGLWISAIAAGVHVGIFTLIGMRLRRVPPAQIVLPLIKANKAGLDVNVNQLEAHFLAGGNVDRVIDALIAAHRAQIALPFERAAAIDLAGRNVLEAVQMSVNPKVIETPFVSAVAKNGIELKVKARVTVRANIDRLVGGAGEATIIARVGEGIVTSVGSAVDHKDVLENPDHISRTVLAKGLDAGTAFEILSIDIADVDVGRNIGAELMTDQAEAEKRVAQAAAEGRRAMAVAKEQEMRAFTQEMQAKVVEAQADVPKALSVALTEGRLGVMDYYNMNNILADTQMRETISKAGPAAPPIKPEEKK; from the coding sequence ATGGCGACTTTAGTGAGCAGTGTTTTTATCCTTGTCCTGTTTGTAATCGGTCTGGCCCTTTTCCTGCATTTCGTGCCGCTGGGGCTGTGGATTTCGGCGATTGCCGCCGGCGTCCATGTCGGGATTTTCACTCTTATCGGCATGCGGCTGCGCCGCGTTCCCCCGGCACAGATCGTGCTGCCGCTCATCAAGGCCAATAAGGCCGGGCTCGACGTCAATGTCAATCAGCTGGAGGCCCACTTCCTGGCCGGCGGCAACGTCGACCGCGTCATTGACGCCCTGATCGCCGCCCACCGGGCCCAGATCGCCCTGCCGTTCGAGCGGGCCGCCGCTATCGACCTGGCCGGCCGCAATGTGCTGGAAGCGGTGCAGATGAGCGTCAACCCCAAGGTTATCGAAACCCCGTTCGTTTCCGCGGTGGCCAAGAACGGTATCGAGCTCAAGGTCAAGGCCCGCGTGACCGTCCGCGCCAACATCGACCGCCTGGTGGGCGGCGCCGGCGAAGCGACGATTATCGCCCGCGTCGGCGAAGGCATCGTTACCAGCGTCGGCTCGGCCGTGGACCACAAGGACGTGCTGGAGAACCCCGACCACATTTCGCGCACGGTGCTCGCGAAGGGCCTCGACGCCGGAACGGCGTTCGAGATTTTGTCGATCGATATCGCCGACGTGGACGTAGGCCGCAACATCGGCGCCGAGCTTATGACCGACCAGGCCGAGGCCGAGAAGCGGGTCGCCCAGGCTGCAGCCGAGGGGCGGCGGGCAATGGCGGTGGCCAAGGAGCAGGAAATGCGCGCCTTTACTCAGGAGATGCAGGCCAAGGTTGTGGAGGCCCAGGCCGATGTGCCCAAGGCGCTGTCCGTGGCTCTTACGGAAGGCCGCCTCGGGGTGATGGATTACTATAACATGAACAATATCCTGGCCGACACCCAGATGCGGGAGACGATCAGCAAAGCCGGGCCGGCCGCGCCGCCGATCAAGCCCGAAGAGAAGAAATAG
- a CDS encoding ATP-binding protein — protein sequence MSDYKGRLIYAKGTYVEFVVAPGQDVDFGDILVVEGKSGDRFYIRAYDFKVKSRWSGINNVGYLMNKLDGEGKVENQEELEFYLGGNHTVKIGMAEQLCYADGENRLFNPKTCPDFFCEVRGLSDADTALLAEMKGDLEIGFLKSGRGVLELPVGIYGSKAITEHIGIFGTTGSGKSNLVKVLAGSVIDNGNYGMLVFDVHNEYYRDLARHPGVKERLAVYNANPQAGYARRLTVNYGEVGPEDITACATFTEPQFDAIYKLSSVLADNWVRDVLRYDTADLVDELKASTGQKFQSPTISKIKSICWNVKNELNIEESGPSVVGEMMGELEQGKVVLVELKNVSPVGELALSTLLSKKLLTHYAAKTEEARRAVRPILIVLEEAHRFLGRKEHGSNNVFARLVSEARKFNLGLCVVDQQPRLLADKVLSQLNTLFILGLASKADRGKLEAMCRKDILQQRNEIKNLDCGEMVVATNYMRFAAPVKVHKFEDYLDRRHGVVG from the coding sequence GTGAGCGATTACAAGGGCCGGCTGATTTACGCCAAGGGCACCTATGTCGAGTTTGTCGTGGCCCCGGGGCAGGATGTCGATTTCGGCGATATTCTGGTTGTGGAAGGGAAGAGCGGCGACCGGTTCTATATCCGGGCTTACGATTTCAAGGTGAAGTCGCGCTGGTCGGGGATCAACAATGTCGGCTACCTGATGAACAAGCTCGACGGCGAGGGCAAGGTGGAGAATCAGGAGGAGCTGGAGTTTTACCTCGGCGGCAATCATACCGTGAAGATCGGCATGGCTGAGCAGCTCTGCTACGCCGACGGCGAGAACCGCCTGTTCAACCCCAAGACCTGCCCCGATTTCTTCTGCGAAGTGCGCGGCCTGAGCGACGCCGATACCGCTCTGCTGGCCGAGATGAAGGGCGACCTGGAGATTGGCTTTCTCAAAAGCGGCCGCGGCGTGCTTGAGCTGCCGGTCGGCATTTACGGCTCGAAGGCGATCACCGAACATATCGGCATTTTCGGCACAACCGGTTCGGGCAAGAGCAATCTTGTGAAGGTGCTGGCCGGCTCGGTCATCGACAACGGCAACTACGGCATGCTGGTTTTCGACGTCCACAACGAGTACTATCGCGATCTCGCCCGCCATCCGGGAGTAAAGGAGCGTCTCGCGGTCTATAACGCCAATCCCCAGGCCGGCTACGCCCGCCGGCTGACGGTAAACTACGGCGAGGTCGGGCCGGAGGACATCACCGCCTGCGCCACATTCACCGAGCCGCAGTTCGACGCCATCTACAAGCTGTCGTCCGTGCTGGCCGACAACTGGGTGCGCGACGTGCTGCGGTACGACACCGCCGACCTCGTCGACGAGCTGAAGGCCAGCACCGGCCAAAAGTTCCAGTCGCCGACGATCAGCAAGATCAAGAGTATCTGCTGGAATGTGAAAAACGAGCTCAATATCGAGGAAAGCGGGCCGTCGGTGGTGGGCGAGATGATGGGCGAGCTTGAGCAGGGCAAGGTGGTGCTGGTCGAGCTGAAGAATGTGTCGCCGGTAGGCGAGCTGGCGCTGTCGACGCTGTTGTCGAAGAAACTGCTCACCCACTATGCGGCCAAGACGGAGGAAGCCCGCCGCGCCGTGAGGCCGATCCTGATTGTGCTTGAGGAGGCCCACCGGTTTCTGGGCAGGAAGGAGCACGGCAGCAACAACGTTTTCGCCCGCCTGGTGAGCGAGGCGCGCAAATTCAATCTCGGCCTGTGCGTGGTCGACCAGCAGCCGCGCCTGCTGGCCGATAAGGTGCTGTCGCAGCTCAACACGCTGTTCATCCTCGGTTTGGCGTCAAAGGCCGACCGCGGCAAGCTGGAGGCGATGTGCCGCAAGGATATCCTCCAGCAGCGCAATGAGATCAAGAATCTCGACTGCGGCGAGATGGTGGTGGCCACGAATTACATGCGGTTCGCCGCCCCTGTCAAGGTGCACAAGTTCGAGGATTACCTCGACCGTCGCCACGGGGTGGTAGGGTAG
- the yqfC gene encoding sporulation protein YqfC codes for MQRRRKGNLQILAGLLEIPADIVLDLPRITMLGNKQLLVENHKGIIEYTGALVRIKLSQGELNVAGAELTIGNFQAEQLLVEGTVTQIKYET; via the coding sequence ATGCAACGCCGCCGTAAGGGCAATCTGCAAATACTGGCCGGGTTGCTGGAGATTCCGGCCGATATCGTGCTCGACCTGCCGCGGATCACGATGCTCGGCAACAAGCAACTGCTGGTCGAGAACCATAAGGGGATTATCGAGTATACAGGCGCTCTCGTGCGCATCAAGCTCAGCCAGGGCGAGCTGAACGTGGCCGGCGCCGAGCTCACCATCGGTAATTTTCAGGCCGAGCAGCTTCTCGTGGAGGGAACCGTCACGCAAATCAAGTATGAGACTTGA
- a CDS encoding PhoH family protein: MPNEHEERRIKLSDAQAAVAILGHSDEHLRLIGENFASRIVSRGDEVVITGSRAEVELLTKLFHELLFLYRQGNQITAHDVRYSVRMVKEGREENLHQMFADTVVVTARGRHIKPKTLGQRLYLEAIRNSFITIGIGPAGTGKTYLAVAMAVFSLKNKEVERIILTRPAVEAGEKLGFLPGDLQEKVDPYLRPLYDAMYDILGVDTVQKYMAKNIIEVAPLAYMRGRTLDDSFIILDEAQNTTPEQMKMFLTRLGFGSKMVVTGDITQVDLPQGNSSGLKHAQAVLDGIRGIEAIFLNESDVVRHEIVGRIIKAYERYEASNPG; the protein is encoded by the coding sequence TTGCCTAACGAGCACGAGGAGAGGCGGATCAAGCTTTCCGACGCCCAGGCGGCGGTGGCCATCCTCGGCCACAGCGACGAGCACCTGCGCCTCATCGGCGAAAATTTCGCCAGCCGCATCGTTTCCCGCGGCGATGAAGTTGTCATTACCGGCAGCCGGGCTGAGGTCGAGCTGCTGACCAAGCTTTTTCACGAGCTGTTGTTCCTTTACCGCCAGGGCAACCAGATAACGGCGCACGATGTCCGCTACAGCGTGCGCATGGTCAAGGAGGGGCGGGAGGAAAACCTGCACCAGATGTTCGCCGATACGGTGGTGGTGACTGCCCGTGGCCGCCACATCAAGCCCAAGACGCTCGGCCAGCGCCTGTATCTGGAGGCGATCCGCAACAGCTTCATCACGATCGGAATAGGACCGGCCGGAACCGGGAAGACTTATCTTGCCGTTGCCATGGCAGTTTTTTCCTTGAAAAACAAGGAGGTCGAGCGGATTATCCTCACCCGTCCGGCTGTCGAGGCGGGGGAGAAGCTGGGATTTCTGCCCGGCGATCTCCAGGAGAAGGTCGACCCTTATCTGCGCCCGCTGTACGACGCCATGTACGACATCCTTGGCGTCGATACTGTCCAGAAGTACATGGCCAAGAACATTATCGAGGTGGCGCCGCTGGCTTATATGAGGGGCCGGACCCTCGACGATTCTTTTATCATCCTCGACGAGGCGCAGAACACCACTCCCGAGCAGATGAAGATGTTCCTCACCAGGCTTGGCTTCGGCTCGAAGATGGTCGTCACCGGCGATATCACCCAGGTGGACCTGCCCCAGGGCAACTCGTCCGGCCTGAAGCACGCCCAGGCGGTGTTGGACGGCATACGCGGCATCGAGGCTATTTTCCTTAACGAGAGCGATGTCGTGCGGCACGAGATCGTAGGCCGCATCATCAAAGCCTACGAGCGTTACGAGGCTTCAAATCCGGGTTAG
- the yqfD gene encoding sporulation protein YqfD, giving the protein MLTLRLTNYLHGTVRVKISGAIPERFINLCLARGIFLWGIAKHNDDVYASLRLSDFFRIRPLARRSQSRVEAVGHAGFPFTLKRVRRRKMLVVGAVLFFVFLNLLTARIWFVDVSGHKEVAAGRIASVAAAHGLRPGIAKTDVDLKAVEKEMLLALPELAWVGVNLTGTRALIEVVEKTLPKAEDRSPAHVVAAKDGVITEVIAIAGQAAVKKGDTVKRGDLLIKGFTEPPPAAKDQTPIITLPASFIRAAGIVKARVWYESYGEAGLIQEVLRRTGRKAVTVTLRAGGRALVLKKAADQPFPRFEAETVHKKLSGGRNSNFAVESIIDIFHELVAERYDITVEQARDIARGKALAAVQDRIPEGAQVLTREVATLQTAEPRFVRVKVTVETVEDIGQTMNINLQ; this is encoded by the coding sequence ATGCTGACACTGCGCCTGACCAATTATCTGCACGGCACCGTGAGGGTGAAGATCAGCGGCGCCATTCCGGAGCGGTTTATCAATCTATGCCTGGCACGGGGCATTTTTTTATGGGGGATCGCCAAGCATAACGACGACGTGTACGCGAGCCTCCGGCTGTCGGATTTTTTCCGCATCAGGCCGCTCGCCCGGCGGAGCCAGAGCCGCGTGGAGGCTGTGGGGCACGCCGGCTTCCCGTTCACGCTCAAGCGCGTCCGGCGGCGCAAGATGCTTGTTGTCGGGGCGGTGCTGTTTTTCGTTTTCCTCAATTTGCTCACAGCCAGGATTTGGTTTGTCGATGTCAGCGGCCACAAGGAGGTGGCCGCCGGGCGGATCGCGTCAGTCGCGGCGGCCCACGGGCTGCGGCCGGGGATCGCCAAGACCGACGTCGACCTCAAGGCGGTGGAGAAGGAGATGCTGCTGGCGCTGCCGGAGCTGGCCTGGGTGGGGGTCAACCTGACCGGGACGAGGGCGCTGATCGAGGTTGTCGAGAAGACGCTGCCCAAGGCGGAGGATAGGTCGCCGGCCCATGTCGTCGCCGCCAAGGACGGTGTGATAACCGAAGTCATCGCGATCGCCGGCCAGGCGGCGGTGAAGAAGGGCGATACCGTCAAGCGCGGCGATCTTCTTATCAAAGGCTTTACCGAGCCGCCGCCGGCTGCCAAGGATCAGACGCCGATCATCACGCTGCCGGCCAGCTTTATCCGCGCCGCCGGGATCGTCAAGGCGCGTGTCTGGTACGAGAGTTACGGCGAGGCTGGCCTCATACAGGAGGTGCTCCGCCGTACCGGTCGGAAGGCGGTGACGGTTACGCTGCGGGCCGGCGGACGCGCGCTGGTGCTGAAGAAGGCCGCCGACCAGCCCTTCCCCCGCTTCGAGGCGGAGACGGTCCACAAAAAGCTGTCCGGGGGCAGGAATAGCAACTTCGCTGTCGAATCTATCATAGATATCTTTCACGAATTGGTTGCCGAAAGGTACGATATAACGGTCGAGCAGGCCCGCGACATCGCCAGGGGCAAGGCGCTGGCCGCCGTCCAGGACCGCATCCCCGAAGGGGCTCAGGTGCTGACCCGCGAGGTCGCGACGCTGCAAACGGCCGAGCCCCGGTTTGTCCGCGTGAAGGTGACGGTGGAAACTGTCGAGGATATAGGGCAAACTATGAACATCAACCTGCAATAG